The Blautia obeum ATCC 29174 region AGGATACCGCCTACACTGATGGTCGGGTCACATTCACCTTTGAGAAGAATGTGAGAAAGCATGGATGTGGTCGTGGTTTTGCCATGTGTTCCGGCAACTGCGATGGAAGTATCATAGTTGCGCATGATCTGACCAAGAAGCTGCGCTCTGGTCAGCATCGGAATGCCTTTTTCTTTTGCACATGCAAATTCCGGGTTATCCGGGTGAATAGCTGCTGTATAGACAACCACCTGAACAGAATCGGAAATATTGGAGGCGCGTTGACCATAGTAAATTTTCGCACCTTTGCTTTCCAGAAGACTGGTCAGAGGGCTTTTTTTGGAATCAGAACCGGAAATTGTAAAACCTTCTTCAAGAAGAATTTCAGCCAGTCCACTCATACTGATGCCGCCGATACCAATGAAATGGATGGAGAGCGGTTTATGAAAGTCTATCTGATACATAATAAAAATCTCCTTATCTTTAATGCTTTTTATTATACCTCTGTCAGATAAAAATGAAAAGTGTTACTTTTTATGAGAACAATGTGCAAATATACCAATATAATAGAAGAATAATTGTGCAAAACATACATAAAAAGTACTGTATTGTTTTTCTGAAGTAAAAAAAACGTGTGCAAAAAATATAAAAAACAGAAGAAAAAATCAAAAAAATTGTAAATTATGTTCACGGATGCAAAAAAGTATGATATAATGGAAAATCATAACATACAAGAGGTGATTGCGAGATGATGAAAAAAGAAATGATCGCCATGCTTCTGGCGGGTGGTCAGGGCAGCAGACTGGGAGTACTGACACAAAAGGTTGCGAAACCTGCAGTCGCTTTTGGCGGTAAATACCGCATTATTGATTTTCCATTAAGTAACTGTATTAATTCTGGTATCGACACAGTTGGTGTACTGACACAGTATCAGCCGCTGCGTCTGAATACGCATATCGGAATTGGTATTCCGTGGGATCTGGATCGAAATGAGGGCGGAGTTACGGTACTTCCTCCATATGAGAAGAGTACAAACAGTGAATGGTATACAGGAACCGCTAATGCGATCTTTCAGAATCTGGATTACATGCAGCAGTACAATCCGGATTATGTATTGATTTTGTCAGGTGACCATATTTATAAAATGGATTATGAAGTGATGCTGAATTATCATAAGGCAAACAAGGCAGATGTCACGATTGCCTGTATGCCGGTTCCGATGGAGGAAGCCAGCCGTTTCGGCATCATGGTAACTGATGGATCAGGGCGTGTGACAGAATTTGAAGAGAAACCGGAGAAACCAAGCAGTAATCTTGCTTCCATGGGAATTTACATATTTAGCTGGCCGGTACTCAAAGAGGCACTGATCGCGCTGAAAGATCAGAGCAACTGTGATTTTGGAAAACATATTCTTCCTTATTGTAAAGAGAACGGACAGAGACTGTTCGCATATGAATACAATGGCTACTGGAAAGATGTGGGAACACTTGGATCTTACTGGGAGGCCAATATGGAGTTGATCGATATCATACCGGAGTTCAACCTTTATGAAGAATTCTGGAAGATCTACACCAAGGGTGATATCATTCCACCGCAGTATATTGCAGAAGATGCCGTGACAGACCAGTGCATTATAGGCGAAGGTGCGGAAATCTATGGCGAAGTTCATCATTCAGTGATCGGACCAAATGTAGTGATCGGTAAGGGCACTGTGGTACGCGATTCGATCATTATGAGAAATACAGTGATCGGAGAAGATTCCGTTCTGGATAAAGCAATCGTGGCAGAGAATGTTACGGTTGGCAATCATGTAACACTTGTATGTGGCGAAGAAGCAGAAAATGTGTTGAAGCCGGCTGTATATGCATTCGGACTTGCGACTGTGGGAGAACAGAGCGTAATTCCGGATAACGTTAAAATAGGAAGAAATACTGCAATATCCGGAGTGACAGCGACAGAAGATTATCCGGGAGGAATCCTGGAAAGTGGAC contains the following coding sequences:
- a CDS encoding glucose-1-phosphate adenylyltransferase, whose product is MMKKEMIAMLLAGGQGSRLGVLTQKVAKPAVAFGGKYRIIDFPLSNCINSGIDTVGVLTQYQPLRLNTHIGIGIPWDLDRNEGGVTVLPPYEKSTNSEWYTGTANAIFQNLDYMQQYNPDYVLILSGDHIYKMDYEVMLNYHKANKADVTIACMPVPMEEASRFGIMVTDGSGRVTEFEEKPEKPSSNLASMGIYIFSWPVLKEALIALKDQSNCDFGKHILPYCKENGQRLFAYEYNGYWKDVGTLGSYWEANMELIDIIPEFNLYEEFWKIYTKGDIIPPQYIAEDAVTDQCIIGEGAEIYGEVHHSVIGPNVVIGKGTVVRDSIIMRNTVIGEDSVLDKAIVAENVTVGNHVTLVCGEEAENVLKPAVYAFGLATVGEQSVIPDNVKIGRNTAISGVTATEDYPGGILESGQIIKAKDGEQA